The following proteins are encoded in a genomic region of Gimesia algae:
- a CDS encoding SpoIIAA family protein: MTIKFHEIDLQADSATNVVRVHVSGKLTKEDYELFTPQVEQWISKYGKLRILFEMEDFHGWTAGALWEDIKFDLKHFKDIKKIAMIGEKSWEHGMAVFCRPFTKAKIQYFDQSQAEDAETWILEN, encoded by the coding sequence ATGACTATTAAATTCCACGAAATTGACCTACAAGCAGACTCAGCTACCAATGTGGTCCGAGTTCATGTGAGTGGCAAGCTAACGAAAGAAGATTACGAACTATTCACCCCACAAGTAGAACAGTGGATCAGCAAATATGGTAAGTTACGGATTCTATTCGAAATGGAAGACTTTCACGGATGGACAGCTGGCGCATTGTGGGAAGACATAAAGTTCGATCTCAAGCATTTCAAAGACATTAAAAAGATTGCGATGATTGGCGAAAAATCTTGGGAACACGGAATGGCAGTGTTTTGTCGGCCATTCACAAAAGCAAAAATACAATACTTCGACCAAAGCCAAGCCGAAGATGCAGAGACATGGATTCTAGAAAACTAG
- a CDS encoding APC family permease, producing the protein MINYLNKIQATANQKQTQKLGLPELLAMGIGGMIGGGIFSVLGMAVKISGHAAPLAFLVGSFVALAAGYSYVKLALGFHSDGASFTYLDRAFPGHPNFAGIVGWTVVIGYVGTLALYAYTFGAYGAHLLGSSDSQAVRIVLSAGVLLFFMLINLQGVKSSGNTEVIIVFTKVILLSLFAVAGIFSVKQDHLFPVFEKGVPSVFIAGAMIFVAFEGFQLITNAVMETENAERNIPWGIYGSIAITSLIYFGVAVIAVGNLTPSEIAAAEEYALAVAAEPALGNAGGILVDLAALLATSSAVNATAFGASRMMAEMATENRMPHSFSFRSRTDVPWIAIVLLTVLAGAFTILGSLEFIALFSSMTFLLVSIAVSVWFRLRFLLLT; encoded by the coding sequence ATGATCAACTATCTAAATAAGATACAAGCCACTGCGAACCAAAAACAGACTCAGAAGCTCGGCTTACCCGAACTACTAGCGATGGGCATCGGTGGAATGATTGGTGGTGGCATTTTTTCGGTACTTGGGATGGCTGTTAAAATTTCAGGCCATGCCGCACCACTCGCATTTCTTGTAGGTAGTTTCGTGGCACTCGCAGCGGGATACTCTTATGTCAAGCTAGCTCTCGGGTTCCATAGTGACGGTGCAAGTTTTACCTATCTTGATCGAGCGTTTCCAGGACATCCAAATTTTGCCGGAATTGTTGGCTGGACAGTCGTTATTGGTTATGTCGGAACCCTCGCACTCTATGCTTATACATTTGGTGCCTATGGAGCACATTTACTGGGCAGTTCCGATTCACAGGCCGTCCGAATTGTGCTTTCAGCGGGAGTCCTTCTCTTTTTCATGTTGATCAATCTGCAAGGTGTGAAGTCGAGTGGAAATACCGAAGTCATCATTGTATTCACGAAAGTCATTCTACTTAGCCTATTTGCCGTCGCTGGAATCTTCTCGGTCAAGCAGGATCATTTATTTCCGGTATTTGAGAAGGGGGTTCCATCTGTATTCATTGCTGGAGCGATGATCTTTGTCGCATTCGAGGGATTTCAACTGATTACTAACGCGGTTATGGAGACTGAAAATGCAGAACGCAATATACCATGGGGTATTTACGGTTCCATTGCCATCACTTCGCTGATTTACTTTGGTGTTGCTGTTATTGCTGTCGGTAATTTGACACCCAGCGAAATTGCTGCTGCTGAAGAATATGCACTGGCTGTTGCTGCGGAGCCTGCGCTGGGAAATGCTGGTGGGATATTGGTTGACCTTGCAGCTCTGTTGGCAACATCATCAGCTGTGAATGCAACCGCATTCGGTGCATCACGTATGATGGCCGAGATGGCGACTGAAAACCGCATGCCCCATTCATTCTCGTTTCGAAGCCGAACGGATGTGCCATGGATCGCAATCGTTTTATTGACGGTTTTAGCTGGAGCATTCACCATACTCGGCAGCCTGGAATTCATTGCCTTGTTTTCAAGTATGACGTTTTTGTTGGTTTCGATTGCGGTTTCTGTATGGTTTCGATTGCGGTTTCTGTTGCTAACCTGA